A stretch of Arthrobacter sp. NEB 688 DNA encodes these proteins:
- a CDS encoding aldehyde dehydrogenase family protein has protein sequence MADLYLDGAWVGAAAGGRRTIVCPADGTTVGEVDEADETDTLAAIDAARRAADDGRWRDTPPTERAAALGRIADLLERDTDEIARAEALDTGKRFEEAKLDVADVVSVFRFYAGKGEDVERVREVDPGQEHVRSRVVREPIGVCSLITPWNYPLLQASWKVAPCLLAGSTFVLKPSEITPHSTILMVRAIEEAGVPAGVANLVLGTGPGCAEPMSTDPRVDLVSFTGSLAVGKHLMKQAADTVKRVALELGGKNPNIVFADADREAAIDNAMTAVFLHSGQVCSAGARLLVEESVAEEVVDAIVERAAGIRMGPPFDEDAQTGSLTSAQHLEKVEAYVATGLAEGARLRCGGARPDDERLANGYYYLPTVLDRCDVGMHVVQEESFGPVLTVETFRTEEEAVRLANATRYGLAGAVWTGDPERARRVARALRLGTVWINDYHPYVAPAEWGGHKQSGIGRELGELGLEEYQETKHVWENTEPAPTGWFS, from the coding sequence ATGGCCGACCTGTACCTCGACGGCGCCTGGGTCGGCGCCGCTGCCGGCGGTCGCCGGACCATCGTCTGCCCGGCCGACGGCACGACCGTCGGCGAGGTCGACGAGGCCGACGAGACCGACACCCTCGCGGCGATCGACGCCGCCCGCCGCGCGGCCGACGACGGCCGCTGGCGCGACACCCCGCCCACCGAGCGCGCGGCCGCGCTGGGCCGCATCGCCGACCTCCTCGAGCGCGACACCGACGAGATCGCCCGCGCCGAGGCCCTCGACACCGGCAAGCGGTTCGAGGAGGCGAAGCTCGACGTCGCCGACGTCGTCAGCGTCTTCCGCTTCTACGCCGGCAAGGGCGAGGACGTCGAGCGCGTCCGCGAGGTCGACCCGGGCCAGGAGCACGTGCGCAGCCGGGTCGTGCGCGAGCCGATCGGTGTCTGCTCGCTCATCACCCCGTGGAACTACCCGCTGCTGCAGGCCAGCTGGAAGGTCGCGCCGTGCCTGCTCGCGGGCAGCACGTTCGTCCTCAAGCCGAGCGAGATCACCCCGCACTCGACGATCCTCATGGTGCGCGCGATCGAGGAGGCGGGCGTCCCGGCCGGCGTCGCCAACCTCGTCCTCGGGACCGGCCCGGGGTGCGCCGAGCCGATGTCCACCGACCCGCGCGTCGACCTCGTGTCGTTCACGGGCAGCCTCGCCGTCGGCAAGCACCTCATGAAGCAGGCCGCCGACACCGTCAAGCGCGTCGCCCTCGAGCTCGGGGGCAAGAACCCGAACATCGTCTTCGCCGACGCCGACCGCGAGGCCGCGATCGACAACGCGATGACCGCGGTGTTCCTGCACTCCGGCCAGGTCTGCTCGGCCGGCGCGCGCCTGCTCGTCGAGGAGTCGGTCGCCGAGGAGGTCGTCGACGCGATCGTCGAGCGCGCCGCGGGCATCCGGATGGGGCCGCCGTTCGACGAGGACGCGCAGACCGGCTCGCTGACGAGCGCCCAGCACCTCGAGAAGGTCGAGGCCTACGTCGCGACCGGCCTCGCCGAGGGCGCCCGGCTGCGCTGCGGCGGCGCCCGCCCCGACGACGAGCGCCTCGCGAACGGCTACTACTACCTGCCGACCGTCCTCGACCGGTGCGACGTCGGCATGCACGTCGTCCAGGAGGAGTCCTTCGGGCCGGTGCTCACGGTCGAGACCTTCCGCACCGAGGAGGAGGCCGTCCGGCTCGCCAACGCCACCCGCTACGGCCTCGCCGGCGCCGTGTGGACCGGCGACCCGGAGCGCGCCCGTCGCGTCGCCCGGGCGCTGCGCCTGGGCACGGTGTGGATCAACGACTACCACCCCTACGTCGCCCCCGCCGAGTGGGGCGGGCACAAGCAGTCCGGCATCGGCCGCGAGCTCGGCGAGCTCGGCCTCGAGGAGTACCAGGAGACCAAGCACGTGTGGGAGAACACCGAGCCGGCCCCGACGGGGTGGTTCTCATGA
- a CDS encoding L-serine ammonia-lyase codes for MAISSFDLFSVGIGPSSSHTVGPMRAAHSFAASLREDGLLPRVGRVRAELFGSLGATGHGHGSVKAVLLGLEGEAPESTDPRAAEHRVDEVRAARTLHLGGTHDVLCDPDTDVVLHRRATLPFHSNGMRFTAWASADPTDGEEPLRTREYYSVGGGFVLDQDEVGQNEIVPDHTPVRYPFTTGDQLLQRCAETGLPVSGVMLANELSWRTEAEVRSGLLHLWAVMQECVDNGCRTDGVLPGGLRVQRRAPRLVRQLRREHAGDPLAAMDWVTLYALAVNEENASGGRIVTAPTNGAAGIIPAVLHYYTRFVPGADDDGVVRFLLTAAAIGTLYKENASISGAEVGCQGEVGSACSMAAGALAEVLGGTPGQVENAAEIGIEHNLGLTCDPVGGLVQIPCIERNAVASVKAITAARLSLRGDGRSAVVSLDKAIKTMRDTGRDMKVKYKETARGGLAVNVIEC; via the coding sequence ATGGCCATCTCCTCCTTCGACCTGTTCAGCGTCGGCATCGGTCCCTCGAGCTCGCACACCGTCGGCCCGATGCGCGCCGCCCACTCCTTCGCCGCGTCGCTGCGCGAGGACGGGCTGCTCCCCCGCGTCGGCCGGGTCCGGGCCGAGCTCTTCGGCTCGCTCGGCGCCACCGGCCACGGCCACGGCTCGGTCAAGGCCGTGCTCCTCGGCCTCGAGGGCGAGGCGCCCGAGAGCACCGACCCGCGCGCCGCCGAGCACCGCGTCGACGAGGTCCGCGCCGCCCGCACGCTGCACCTCGGCGGTACTCACGACGTGCTCTGCGACCCCGACACCGACGTCGTCCTGCACCGCCGCGCGACCCTGCCCTTCCACTCCAACGGGATGCGCTTCACGGCGTGGGCCTCGGCCGACCCGACCGACGGCGAGGAGCCCCTGCGCACCCGCGAGTACTACTCCGTCGGCGGCGGGTTCGTCCTCGACCAGGACGAGGTCGGGCAGAACGAGATCGTCCCCGACCACACGCCCGTCCGGTACCCCTTCACGACCGGCGACCAGCTGCTCCAGCGCTGCGCCGAGACCGGCCTGCCGGTCAGCGGCGTCATGCTCGCCAACGAGCTGTCGTGGCGCACCGAGGCCGAGGTCCGCTCCGGCCTGCTGCACCTCTGGGCCGTCATGCAGGAGTGCGTCGACAACGGCTGCCGCACCGACGGCGTCCTGCCCGGCGGGCTGCGCGTCCAGCGCCGCGCGCCCCGGCTCGTGCGCCAGCTGCGCCGTGAGCACGCCGGCGACCCGCTCGCCGCGATGGACTGGGTCACCCTCTACGCGCTCGCGGTCAACGAGGAGAACGCCAGCGGCGGGCGCATCGTCACCGCGCCGACGAACGGCGCGGCGGGCATCATCCCGGCGGTGCTGCACTACTACACGCGCTTCGTCCCGGGCGCCGACGACGACGGGGTCGTGCGCTTCCTGCTGACCGCCGCCGCCATCGGCACGCTCTACAAGGAGAACGCCTCGATCTCCGGCGCCGAGGTCGGCTGCCAGGGCGAGGTCGGCTCCGCCTGCTCGATGGCGGCCGGCGCCCTCGCCGAGGTCCTCGGCGGCACCCCCGGCCAGGTCGAGAACGCGGCCGAGATCGGCATCGAGCACAACCTCGGCCTGACCTGCGACCCGGTCGGCGGGCTCGTCCAGATCCCCTGCATCGAGCGCAACGCCGTCGCCTCCGTCAAGGCCATCACGGCCGCCCGGCTCTCGCTGCGCGGCGATGGCCGCTCGGCCGTCGTCTCGCTCGACAAGGCGATCAAGACGATGCGCGACACCGGGCGCGACATGAAGGTCAAGTACAAGGAGACCGCGCGCGGCGGCCTCGCCGTCAACGTCATCGAGTGCTGA
- a CDS encoding PD-(D/E)XK nuclease family protein: protein MTGTGEQATPQQAAFPGMPEPLWGGSPSKLLTFLDCPRRYRLAYLDRPRPPARAQRAHTSLGNAVHNALRDWWDQPERTPQAGARLVERAWIDVGFRDAAQSARWRARMQDAVVAYLERSGPQQRPVGIERTVSFVSEDLRVQGRIDRLDDRDGELVVVDYKTSRRVSTDDEARTSLPLALYAAAVWKMFRRPVRRVELHHVPSGTVAAHEHTGESIGRHVERARSIMRDARRADADFARHGAESTMFPAVTGPLCGWCDLRAHCPEGQAAAPEKADWAALED from the coding sequence GTGACGGGCACGGGGGAGCAGGCGACGCCGCAGCAGGCGGCGTTCCCCGGCATGCCCGAGCCCTTGTGGGGCGGCAGCCCGAGCAAGCTGCTCACCTTCCTCGACTGCCCGCGCCGCTACCGGCTGGCCTACCTCGACCGGCCCCGGCCGCCGGCCCGCGCGCAGCGGGCGCACACCTCCCTCGGCAACGCCGTGCACAACGCGCTGCGCGACTGGTGGGACCAGCCCGAGCGCACCCCGCAGGCCGGGGCCCGCCTCGTGGAGAGGGCCTGGATCGACGTCGGCTTCCGCGACGCCGCCCAGTCCGCGCGCTGGCGGGCCCGGATGCAGGACGCCGTCGTCGCCTACCTCGAGCGCTCCGGGCCGCAGCAGCGGCCCGTCGGCATCGAGCGCACGGTGTCGTTCGTCAGCGAGGACCTGCGCGTCCAGGGCCGCATCGACCGGCTCGACGACCGCGACGGCGAGCTGGTCGTCGTCGACTACAAGACCTCGCGCCGGGTCTCGACCGACGACGAGGCGCGCACCTCGCTGCCGCTCGCGCTGTACGCCGCCGCCGTCTGGAAGATGTTCCGGCGCCCGGTGCGCCGCGTCGAGCTGCACCACGTCCCCTCGGGCACGGTCGCCGCGCACGAGCACACCGGCGAGTCCATCGGCCGGCACGTCGAGCGGGCGCGCTCGATCATGCGCGACGCGCGCCGGGCCGACGCCGACTTCGCCCGGCACGGGGCGGAGTCCACGATGTTCCCCGCCGTCACCGGGCCGCTGTGCGGCTGGTGCGACCTGCGGGCGCACTGCCCCGAGGGGCAGGCCGCCGCCCCCGAGAAGGCCGACTGGGCCGCGCTCGAGGACTGA
- a CDS encoding electron transfer flavoprotein subunit alpha/FixB family protein — MSVVVLVEVEEGRASLVSRETLAFARSLGAGDLHAVVVGAAPEAVLADCREAGVAVLHEASDPALERYAAAAWAAVVEAAGRAARADLVVAPGTGRGNEVLAHVAARRGLRMAANVVAVESLSPLVVQRQVVGGAALERATVPSRVRLLSMAGHAVDPTPADTPGEARVQPLAVALDAKDLRAQVVRVERRERGDSSGLAAAKVVVGAGRGAGGPDGFAAVDALAQRLGGAVGVSRVVTSLGWRPHHEQVGQTGSRIAPDLYLACGISGSIQHWAGCASSRTIIAVNTDADAPMVTKADYAVIGDMHEVLPAVLEELG; from the coding sequence GTGAGCGTCGTCGTCCTCGTCGAGGTCGAGGAGGGACGGGCCTCGCTCGTCTCCCGCGAGACCCTCGCCTTCGCCCGCTCCCTCGGGGCCGGCGACCTGCACGCCGTCGTCGTCGGGGCCGCCCCGGAGGCGGTGCTCGCCGACTGCCGCGAGGCAGGGGTCGCGGTGCTCCACGAGGCGTCCGACCCCGCGCTCGAGCGCTACGCCGCGGCGGCCTGGGCCGCCGTCGTCGAGGCCGCCGGGCGCGCGGCCCGGGCCGACCTCGTCGTGGCCCCCGGCACCGGCCGCGGCAACGAGGTCCTCGCCCACGTCGCCGCCCGCCGCGGGCTGCGGATGGCCGCCAACGTCGTCGCCGTCGAGTCGCTCTCGCCGCTCGTCGTCCAGCGCCAGGTCGTCGGCGGCGCCGCGCTCGAGCGGGCGACCGTGCCCAGCCGGGTCCGGCTGCTGTCGATGGCCGGCCACGCCGTCGACCCCACCCCCGCCGACACCCCCGGCGAGGCCCGGGTCCAGCCGCTGGCCGTGGCGCTCGACGCCAAGGACCTGCGCGCCCAGGTGGTCCGGGTCGAGCGGCGCGAGCGGGGCGACAGCTCAGGGCTCGCCGCGGCCAAGGTCGTCGTCGGCGCGGGCCGCGGCGCGGGCGGGCCGGACGGCTTCGCGGCCGTCGACGCCCTCGCGCAGCGGCTCGGCGGGGCGGTCGGCGTCTCGCGCGTCGTCACCTCGCTCGGCTGGCGGCCGCACCACGAGCAGGTCGGCCAGACCGGCTCGCGCATCGCCCCCGACCTCTACCTCGCCTGCGGCATCTCGGGCTCGATCCAGCACTGGGCGGGCTGCGCCTCGAGCCGGACGATCATCGCCGTCAACACCGACGCCGACGCCCCGATGGTGACCAAGGCCGACTACGCGGTCATCGGCGACATGCACGAGGTGCTGCCGGCGGTCCTCGAGGAGCTCGGCTGA
- a CDS encoding electron transfer flavoprotein subunit beta/FixA family protein, translating into MTNVLVCVKRVPDPTGEVVLTADGLRVDGRFAGYTTSAHEEAAVALAVQVAEPSGGTVTVLSVGSEDSLEQVRAGIAVGATDGVLVEADADLLGPADVAEAVAQAVGARADAGTTYDLVLLGNDAADTGDFQVGVRLAYLLDRPVVAGVQTVAVEGDVATLHAEGPEGTEVYEVALPAVATVLEGGVAPKYPSVMGRMRAKKAEVERMTWSGTPGGSGREALSVPEAPPSQVTVLGEGPTAAPALVAVLRELKVVHA; encoded by the coding sequence GTGACCAACGTCCTCGTCTGCGTCAAGCGCGTCCCCGACCCGACCGGCGAGGTCGTCCTCACCGCCGACGGGCTGCGCGTCGACGGCCGGTTCGCCGGCTACACGACGAGCGCCCACGAGGAGGCCGCCGTCGCCCTGGCCGTGCAGGTCGCCGAGCCCTCCGGCGGCACCGTGACGGTGCTGTCGGTCGGCTCCGAGGACAGCCTCGAGCAGGTGCGCGCCGGCATCGCCGTCGGCGCCACCGACGGCGTCCTCGTCGAGGCGGACGCCGACCTCCTCGGGCCGGCCGACGTCGCCGAGGCCGTCGCGCAGGCCGTCGGGGCGCGGGCCGACGCGGGGACCACGTACGACCTCGTGCTGCTCGGCAACGACGCCGCCGACACCGGCGACTTCCAGGTCGGCGTGCGGCTGGCCTACCTCCTCGACCGGCCGGTCGTCGCCGGGGTGCAGACGGTCGCCGTCGAGGGCGACGTCGCGACCCTCCACGCCGAGGGACCGGAGGGCACCGAGGTCTACGAGGTCGCGCTGCCCGCGGTCGCCACCGTCCTCGAGGGCGGGGTCGCCCCGAAGTACCCGAGCGTCATGGGGCGGATGCGCGCGAAGAAGGCCGAGGTCGAGCGGATGACGTGGTCGGGCACGCCCGGCGGGTCGGGGCGCGAGGCGCTCTCGGTGCCCGAGGCACCCCCGAGCCAGGTGACCGTCCTCGGCGAGGGGCCGACCGCCGCGCCGGCCCTCGTCGCCGTCCTGCGCGAGCTCAAGGTGGTGCACGCGTGA
- a CDS encoding FAD-dependent oxidoreductase: MAALPASARCVVIGAGIVGNSLVHHLAELGWTDIVQLDKGPLPNPGGSTGHASNFIFPVDHSREFADITLDSMRQYKELGVFTESGGFEVARTEERMEELRRRMSSAKAWGIPAELVTPEQVAEKVPFLDKDVIIGAAWFPTVGVVDSLRAGTIMRERALERGALTTVPNVEVTGMEVVDGRIRAVETNQGRIEAETVVIACGVWSPKIARMAGAHIPLTPAVHQMISVGPCEVLAEKPGEISYPIVRDMDTFCYERQHGSDMEVGSYAHRAILWDPEDIPSIEQSKLSPTEMPFTEDDFDPQLEQALELMPELLGDERAEIRYAINGLLSLTPDGYPVLGETPEVKGLWSAAAVWIKEGPGTARAVAEWMTHGNPEIDLGHSDIARFHPHQKTRAHVKARTSESFIKTYGIVHPAEQYGSNRDVRLAPMHASQQELGAVFYETAGWERPHWYTSNAGLVEKFGPEQTMPREHEWDARWWSPIINAEHLQMREAAGLVDLSAFAIFDVVGPRALEAVQRIIVAQADVRIGRVVYTPVLDERGGFRSDLTVMRLAHDRFRVVTGGAHGMADKKWFSDRMPDDGGAVVVDLTSSWTTIGLWGPKALEILSGLTDTDVSPGAFAFGTCREIEVGTLSVLASRISYVGEFGWELYVPLEAGAALWRRLLDAGTPLGMVPVGIGVYGTTGRIEKGYRAYGYELDTERTLMETGMSRAKWKEQDFIGKDAVVAQADQAPKTVLCSLTVDDHTSASGVKRYMLGGEPVLTRDGGTLTDGHGRHPYVTTAGSAPSLGKHVLMAFLPPEVATVGTELAVSYMEELYPVTVAAADATPLFDPDNLRIRGRA, from the coding sequence ATGGCCGCTCTCCCCGCCTCCGCGCGCTGCGTCGTCATCGGCGCCGGCATCGTCGGGAACTCGCTCGTCCACCACCTCGCCGAGCTCGGGTGGACCGACATCGTCCAGCTCGACAAGGGGCCGCTGCCCAACCCCGGCGGCTCCACCGGCCACGCGAGCAACTTCATCTTCCCGGTCGACCACTCGCGCGAGTTCGCCGACATCACGCTCGACTCGATGCGCCAGTACAAGGAGCTCGGGGTCTTCACCGAGTCCGGCGGCTTCGAGGTCGCGCGCACCGAGGAGCGGATGGAGGAGCTGCGCCGGCGGATGAGCAGCGCCAAGGCGTGGGGCATCCCCGCCGAGCTCGTCACCCCCGAGCAGGTCGCCGAGAAGGTGCCCTTCCTCGACAAGGACGTCATCATCGGCGCCGCGTGGTTCCCCACCGTCGGCGTCGTCGACAGCCTGCGCGCCGGCACGATCATGCGCGAGCGCGCGCTCGAGCGCGGCGCCCTGACGACCGTCCCCAACGTCGAGGTGACGGGGATGGAGGTCGTCGACGGCCGCATCCGCGCGGTCGAGACCAACCAGGGCCGCATCGAGGCCGAGACCGTCGTCATCGCCTGCGGCGTGTGGAGCCCGAAGATCGCCCGGATGGCCGGCGCGCACATCCCGCTGACCCCCGCCGTGCACCAGATGATCTCGGTCGGGCCGTGCGAGGTGCTCGCCGAGAAGCCGGGCGAGATCAGCTACCCGATCGTGCGCGACATGGACACGTTCTGCTACGAGCGCCAGCACGGCTCCGACATGGAGGTCGGCTCCTACGCCCACCGGGCGATCCTCTGGGACCCCGAGGACATCCCCTCGATCGAGCAGAGCAAGCTCTCCCCCACCGAGATGCCGTTCACCGAGGACGACTTCGACCCGCAGCTCGAGCAGGCGCTCGAGCTCATGCCCGAGCTGCTCGGCGACGAGCGGGCCGAGATCCGCTACGCCATCAACGGCCTCCTCTCGCTGACGCCCGACGGCTACCCGGTCCTCGGCGAGACGCCCGAGGTGAAGGGCCTCTGGTCGGCCGCCGCCGTCTGGATCAAGGAGGGCCCCGGCACGGCCCGGGCCGTCGCCGAGTGGATGACCCACGGCAACCCCGAGATCGACTTGGGGCACAGCGACATCGCGCGCTTCCACCCGCACCAGAAGACGCGGGCGCACGTCAAGGCGCGCACGTCCGAGTCGTTCATCAAGACCTACGGCATCGTCCACCCAGCCGAGCAGTACGGCAGCAACCGCGACGTCCGCCTCGCCCCGATGCACGCCTCGCAGCAGGAGCTCGGCGCCGTCTTCTACGAGACCGCCGGCTGGGAGCGCCCGCACTGGTACACCTCGAACGCCGGCCTCGTCGAGAAGTTCGGCCCCGAGCAGACGATGCCGCGCGAGCACGAGTGGGACGCCCGCTGGTGGAGCCCGATCATCAACGCCGAGCACCTCCAGATGCGCGAGGCCGCCGGGCTCGTCGACCTCTCGGCGTTCGCGATCTTCGACGTCGTCGGGCCCCGCGCGCTCGAGGCCGTGCAGCGGATCATCGTGGCGCAGGCCGACGTCCGCATCGGGCGGGTCGTCTACACGCCGGTGCTCGACGAGCGCGGCGGCTTCCGCTCCGACCTCACGGTGATGCGCCTGGCCCACGACCGCTTCCGGGTCGTCACCGGCGGCGCGCACGGCATGGCGGACAAGAAGTGGTTCTCCGACCGGATGCCCGACGACGGCGGCGCGGTCGTCGTCGACCTCACCTCGAGCTGGACGACCATCGGCCTGTGGGGCCCGAAGGCGCTCGAGATCCTCTCCGGCCTCACCGACACCGACGTCTCCCCCGGCGCCTTCGCCTTCGGCACATGCCGCGAGATCGAGGTCGGCACCCTGTCGGTGCTCGCCTCGCGCATCTCCTACGTCGGTGAGTTCGGGTGGGAGCTCTACGTGCCCCTCGAGGCGGGAGCCGCCCTGTGGCGCAGGCTCCTCGACGCCGGCACGCCGCTCGGGATGGTGCCCGTCGGCATCGGCGTCTACGGCACGACCGGCCGGATCGAGAAGGGCTACCGCGCGTACGGGTACGAGCTCGACACCGAGCGCACGCTGATGGAGACCGGCATGTCCCGGGCGAAGTGGAAGGAGCAGGACTTCATCGGCAAGGACGCCGTCGTCGCGCAGGCCGACCAGGCCCCGAAGACCGTCCTGTGCTCGCTCACCGTCGACGACCACACCTCGGCCTCCGGGGTGAAGCGGTACATGCTCGGGGGCGAGCCGGTCCTCACCCGGGACGGCGGCACGCTGACCGACGGCCACGGCCGCCACCCGTACGTGACGACCGCCGGCTCCGCGCCGAGCCTCGGCAAGCACGTGCTCATGGCCTTCCTCCCGCCGGAGGTCGCCACCGTGGGGACGGAGCTGGCGGTGTCGTACATGGAGGAGCTCTACCCGGTCACCGTGGCCGCCGCCGACGCGACGCCGCTGTTCGACCCGGACAACCTGCGGATCCGGGGGCGGGCGTGA
- a CDS encoding BCCT family transporter translates to MATTTPPPLTTEQAPEPHRRSPVDKVVFGVAATLALLVLVYGAVDGEGFGETGGSILGWITTNFGWFFVLTSGGFVLFSAFLAVSRYGNIKLGADDSVPEFSTFSWVSMMFATGMGIGLMFYGVAEPLTHLNTPPLGLAAPGSDEAAHLAMEYTFFHWGFHPWSMYAVIGLTIAYFAYRKGSGNLISAAFRPLLGDRVDGAAGKGIDTLAILATLFGSATSLGLGALQITGGLADVFGQDGYGTTAAVVVIAVLTLCFVVSAVSGIDKGIKWLSNANAVAAALLALFLFVVGPTVFILSTFTESIGGYLTHLPTMSFRTGVFGGSEWLNGWTIFYWAWWVSWTPFVGMFIARISKGRTIRQFVVFVIAIPSLVSFVWFSILGGAAFDLQLTKGEDMKALVDSGLENTLFGTLREYPVASVTVALAVFLIAIFFVTGADSASIVMGMLSQGGDEEPRRSLVVFWGVATGAVATVLLVSGGEDGLGALQTGVIIIGFPFLMVLIALCFSLWKALRQETFESTLQGPIRRHLREHPAARRDA, encoded by the coding sequence ATGGCGACGACGACACCACCTCCGCTGACCACCGAGCAGGCGCCGGAACCGCACCGGCGTTCCCCCGTCGACAAGGTCGTCTTCGGGGTCGCGGCTACCCTCGCGCTGCTCGTCCTCGTCTACGGCGCGGTCGACGGCGAGGGCTTCGGCGAGACGGGTGGCAGCATCCTCGGCTGGATCACGACGAACTTCGGCTGGTTCTTCGTCCTGACCAGCGGTGGCTTCGTCCTCTTCAGCGCCTTCCTCGCCGTCAGCCGCTACGGCAACATCAAGCTCGGCGCCGACGACTCCGTCCCCGAGTTCTCGACCTTCTCGTGGGTGTCGATGATGTTCGCGACCGGCATGGGCATCGGCCTGATGTTCTACGGCGTCGCCGAGCCGCTGACCCACCTCAACACCCCGCCGCTCGGGCTCGCCGCGCCGGGCAGCGACGAGGCCGCACACCTCGCGATGGAGTACACGTTCTTCCACTGGGGCTTCCACCCCTGGTCGATGTACGCCGTCATCGGGCTGACCATCGCGTACTTCGCCTACCGCAAGGGCTCGGGCAACCTCATCAGCGCGGCGTTCCGGCCGCTGCTCGGCGACCGCGTCGACGGCGCGGCCGGCAAGGGCATCGACACCCTCGCGATCCTCGCGACCCTCTTCGGCTCGGCGACCTCGCTCGGCCTCGGCGCGCTGCAGATCACCGGCGGCCTCGCCGACGTCTTCGGCCAGGACGGCTACGGCACGACCGCCGCGGTCGTCGTCATCGCCGTCCTCACGCTCTGCTTCGTCGTCTCCGCCGTGAGCGGCATCGACAAGGGCATCAAGTGGCTCTCCAACGCCAACGCCGTCGCGGCCGCGCTGCTCGCCCTGTTCCTCTTCGTCGTCGGGCCGACGGTCTTCATCCTCTCGACCTTCACCGAGTCGATCGGCGGCTACCTGACCCACCTGCCGACGATGAGCTTCCGCACCGGCGTCTTCGGCGGCAGCGAGTGGCTCAACGGCTGGACGATCTTCTACTGGGCCTGGTGGGTCTCGTGGACCCCCTTCGTCGGGATGTTCATCGCCCGCATCTCCAAGGGCCGCACGATCCGCCAGTTCGTCGTCTTCGTCATCGCGATCCCCTCGCTCGTCTCGTTCGTCTGGTTCTCGATCCTCGGCGGCGCCGCCTTCGACCTCCAGCTGACGAAGGGCGAGGACATGAAGGCGCTCGTCGACTCGGGCCTGGAGAACACGCTCTTCGGCACCCTGCGCGAGTACCCGGTCGCGAGCGTCACCGTCGCCCTCGCGGTCTTCCTCATCGCGATCTTCTTCGTCACCGGCGCCGACTCGGCCTCCATCGTCATGGGGATGCTCAGCCAGGGCGGCGACGAGGAGCCCCGGCGCTCGCTCGTCGTCTTCTGGGGCGTGGCCACCGGCGCCGTCGCGACCGTGCTGCTCGTCAGCGGGGGCGAGGACGGTCTCGGGGCCCTGCAGACGGGGGTCATCATCATCGGCTTCCCGTTCCTCATGGTGCTCATCGCGCTGTGCTTCTCGCTGTGGAAGGCGCTGCGCCAGGAGACCTTCGAGTCGACCCTCCAGGGGCCGATCCGGCGGCACCTGCGCGAGCACCCGGCGGCCCGCCGGGACGCGTGA
- a CDS encoding ABC transporter substrate-binding protein gives MARATHRSALAAAAAVIALGLSACGGGNIEQPSASGSAGGGGKECGDLRIAVNPWTGYVSNAHVIGYVAQSKLGCKVTYPDVKEEVGWQGMASGSIDTIVENWGHADLTKKYVEEQKSVQDAGLTGNRGIIGWYVPPWMAEKYPDITDWQNLNKYASMFKTSESGGKGQLLDGDPSYVTNDEALVTNLKLDYKVVTGGSEAALITSFRQAEKNKTPLLAYFYDPQWFFSEMKLVKVNLPTYTDGCDADAKKVACDYPPYELNKLISTKFAESGSPAVDLIKKFQWTNDDQNAVSEMIANQNMTPEDAAKRWVDANPDKVAAWLS, from the coding sequence ATGGCACGAGCAACCCACCGGAGCGCGCTGGCCGCGGCCGCCGCCGTCATCGCCCTCGGGCTGAGCGCCTGCGGCGGCGGCAACATCGAGCAGCCGAGCGCCTCCGGGTCGGCCGGCGGCGGCGGCAAGGAGTGCGGCGACCTGCGGATCGCCGTCAACCCGTGGACCGGGTACGTGAGCAACGCCCACGTCATCGGCTACGTCGCGCAGAGCAAGCTCGGCTGCAAGGTCACGTACCCCGACGTCAAGGAGGAGGTCGGCTGGCAGGGCATGGCGTCGGGCTCGATCGACACCATCGTCGAGAACTGGGGCCACGCCGACCTGACGAAGAAGTACGTCGAGGAGCAGAAGTCCGTCCAGGACGCCGGCCTCACCGGCAACCGGGGGATCATCGGCTGGTACGTCCCGCCGTGGATGGCCGAGAAGTACCCGGACATCACGGACTGGCAGAACCTCAACAAGTACGCGTCGATGTTCAAGACCTCCGAGTCCGGCGGCAAGGGCCAGCTGCTCGACGGCGACCCCTCGTACGTGACGAACGACGAGGCCCTCGTCACCAACCTCAAGCTCGACTACAAGGTCGTCACCGGCGGCTCGGAGGCGGCGCTCATCACGAGCTTCCGGCAGGCCGAGAAGAACAAGACGCCGCTGCTCGCGTACTTCTACGACCCGCAGTGGTTCTTCTCCGAGATGAAGCTCGTCAAGGTCAACCTGCCGACCTACACCGACGGCTGCGACGCCGACGCCAAGAAGGTCGCGTGCGACTACCCGCCGTACGAGCTCAACAAGCTCATCTCGACCAAGTTCGCCGAGTCCGGTTCTCCCGCAGTGGACCTCATCAAGAAGTTCCAGTGGACCAACGACGACCAGAACGCCGTCTCCGAGATGATCGCCAACCAGAACATGACGCCGGAGGACGCGGCCAAGAGGTGGGTCGACGCCAACCCCGACAAGGTCGCCGCCTGGCTGTCCTGA